A DNA window from Centroberyx gerrardi isolate f3 chromosome 5, fCenGer3.hap1.cur.20231027, whole genome shotgun sequence contains the following coding sequences:
- the kiss1 gene encoding metastasis-suppressor KiSS-1: MMLRLTVALLLAALPTEAYTIRNLRSTYYNEDQMILKALRDLASAATLPSAKSSGNLPTDEADPLVGAEFPMERWWMPKVTKKRQDLSSYNLNSFGLRYGK; encoded by the exons atgaTGCTACGACTCACCGTAGCACTGTTGCTGGCTGCTTTGCCAACAGAGGCCTACACCATTAGGAATCTGAGGTCCACCTACTACAATGAAG ACCAGATGATACTGAAAGCCCTGAGAGATTTAGCCAGTGCGGCAACGCTGccttcagcaaaatcctctgggAATTTGCCCACTGATGAAGCCGATCCCCTGGTTGGGGCAGAGTTTCCCATGGAAAGATGGTGGATGCCAAAAGTGACCAAGAAACGTCAAGATCTGTCCTCATATAATCTGAACTCTTTTGGCCTACGCTATGGAAAATGA